One window of the Scyliorhinus torazame isolate Kashiwa2021f chromosome 24, sScyTor2.1, whole genome shotgun sequence genome contains the following:
- the LOC140399884 gene encoding leucine-rich repeat transmembrane protein FLRT1-like — MLRRIMDVGKGLLLWVVVPTLLMPCVVSTCPNTCRCDNGFVYCNDRGLTSIPAEIPEDSTTLFLQNNEINNAGIPNQLKYLLNIRVIYLYENALDEFPVNLPRTLRELHLQDNNVRAITRDALSRIPLLEKLHLDDNSVSTVSIEEDAFADSKHLRLLFLSRNHLSSIPTGLPKTLEELRLDDNRIATIPHHAFKGLVSLRRLVLDGNLLANQRIADETFSRLQNLTELSLIRNSLILPPPNLPASNLQKLYLQENLISHVPADAFAKMRQMQRLDMSNNNLTTLPRGVFGDLANLSQLLLRNNPWYCGCKMMWLRDWLQTTAFHVNVRGLMCQGPDRVRGMAVKDISTEMDACSEVSLRGGNAAVRTTPIARTVTATQGLQFAYKPRRPILKPPDSAVDYPLSREPGTKSIIINVVPLTADSIRITWRATLPVTSFRLSWLRLDHNPSVGSITETLVQGDKTEYLLTALEPKSTYIICMVTMEAGNFYIRDETPVCAKAETAGLYSPTTTLNREQEESDQAGLPLAGIIGGATALVFVVVVLAAICCYISNSRNLFSQDQVYNRGKKDDYAEAGTKKDNSILEIRGSGFQMIPLNNQQRPKEEYVIHTIFPSNGTSLYKNTHSTALSSNRGYRDGGIPDAEYSYT, encoded by the coding sequence ATGCTGCGCCGAATAATGGATGTGGGAAAGGGTTTGTTGCTCTGGGTTGTCGTGCCAACGCTCCTGATGCCGTGTGTCGTGTCCACCTGCCCCAATACGTGTCGATGCGACAACGGGTTTGTTTACTGCAACGACCGAGGCCTGACGTCCATCCCTGCCGAAATACCGGAGGACTCCACCACCCTGTTTCTTCAGAACAACGAGATTAACAACGCGGGTATCCCCAACCAACTGAAgtacctgctgaacatcagagtgaTTTACCTTTATGAAAACGCCCTGGACGAGTTCCCCGTCAACCTGCCCCGGACTCTGAGGGAGCTGCACCTTCAGGACAACAACGTCCGGGCCATCACGCGCGACGCGCTTTCGAGGATTCCCCTGCTGGAGAAGTTGCACCTGGACGACAACTCAGTGTCGACGGTCAGCATCGAGGAAGATGCCTTTGCCGACAGCAAGCACCTCAGGTTGCTCTTCCTGTCCAGGAACCACTTGAGCAGCATCCCCACTGGCCTGCCCAAAACGCTGGAGGAACTGCGGCTGGACGACAACCGGATTGCGACCATCCCGCACCACGCCTTCAAAGGCCTGGTCAGCTTGAGGCGGCTGGTGCTGGACGGCAACCTATTGGCCAATCAGCGGATCGCGGACGAGACGTTCAGCCGTCTTCAAAACCTGACCGAGCTCTCGCTCATCAGGAACTCCCTCATTCTACCGCCGCCCAACCTGCCGGCTTCGAACTTGCAGAAGCTGTACCTGCAGGAGAACCTCATCAGCCACGTGCCGGCCGACGCTTTCGCAAAAATGAGGCAGATGCAGCGGCTGGATATGTCCAACAACAACCTGACGACTTTGCCCAGGGGCGTCTTCGGCGACCTGGCGAACCTGAGCCAGCTACTCTTGCGCAACAACCCTTGGTACTGCGGCTGCAAGATGATGTGGCTGAGGGACTGGCTGCAAACGACCGCCTTCCACGTCAACGTGAGGGGGCTCATGTGCCAGGGGCCTGACAGAGTCCGAGGAATGGCCGTCAAAGACATCAGCACCGAAATGGACGCGTGCTCTGAGGTCAGCTTGCGTGGCGGCAACGCAGCTGTGAGGACAACCCCGATTGCCCGCACAGTCACCGCCACTCAAGGATTGCAGTTCGCCTACAAACCAAGGCGCCCAATACTGAAGCCGCCAGACTCGGCGGTGGACTATCCTTTGTCACGGGAGCCGGGGACCAAGTCGATAATCATCAACGTGGTGCCTTTAACCGCGGACAGCATTCGTATCACGTGGCGTGCAACCCTGCCTGTCACCTCCTTCAGGCTCAGCTGGCTCAGGCTGGACCACAACCCGTCAGTGGGTTCCATCACTGAAACCTTGGTACAGGGAGATAAAACCGAATATCTCCTCACGGCCCTCGAGCCCAAGTCAACCTACATCATCTGCATGGTCACGATGGAGGCCGGCAACTTCTACATCAGGGACGAAACGCCAGTCTGCGCCAAAGCGGAGACGGCGGGCCTATATAGCCCCACCACAACGTTAAACAGGGAGCAGGAGGAATCGGATCAGGCAGGCCTTCCCTTAGCTGGTATTATCGGAGGGGCGACGGCCTTGGTGTTCGTCGTCGTAGTCCTGGCTGCAATATGCTGTTACATCAGCAACAGTCGCAACCTCTTCTCGCAGGATCAGGTCTACAACCGGGGGAAAAAGGACGACTACGCCGAGGCGGGGACTAAGAAAGACAATTCCATTTTGGAAATCAGGGGGAGCGGCTTTCAGATGATCCCGCTCAACAACCAGCAGCGGCCCAAGGAGGAGTACGTCATTCACACCATCTTCCCGTCCAACGGGACCAGCCTTTACAAGAACACTCATAGTACAGCCCTCAGCAGTAACCGCGGTTACAGAGACGGTGGGATACCAGACGCTGAATATTCGTACACGTGA